Proteins from a genomic interval of Zingiber officinale cultivar Zhangliang chromosome 2A, Zo_v1.1, whole genome shotgun sequence:
- the LOC122041256 gene encoding uncharacterized protein LOC122041256 isoform X2, whose amino-acid sequence MNAVPRSMAKKLEAKKKPVASHPLKELNRGHVIVGVHDRRKCRPRGILSIGGRQLEIPEVSRRVSDPTRVSVTPPPLSGASIHWLSSPPENANSGHRRSLSSSSRIRVAHCPADSWKLSPSNCSSGKSPELSGLLGLNSPCLETTPSSGVMVQRTPSSGGSVSPFSLILERIAKTSRRNNHLYLIEDHVTGTPSTHSSSINSNGFSDFKVDAAANVLKNVSLSSRQQQKHNASCQTTFSGLSFQFGSVETSSNSVDLNRFQHPPPGNNCAEEEVLGGAETRISWREGLMSRIFEMGNLDGYRWFSDDEEDLNCLEEDRVGLISDLKFDMESSSANVENSNEHNAAGFGSIEFVFEAEKGGAKGPAQGPILSAESISMEGIGLTASDDSDWTFSYQNHLFEVKLELATAGCLSHEVLESNLCGT is encoded by the exons ATGAACGCAGTTCCAAGGTCAATGGCGAAGAAACTGGAGGCTAAGAAGAAGCCAGTGGCATCGCATCCGCTGAAGGAGCTCAACAGAG GCCATGTGATCGTCGGAGTGCACGACCGACGAAAATGTAGACCTAGAGGTATTCTCTCCATCGGTGGAAGACAGCTGGAGATTCCAGAGGTCAGCCGCAGAGTTTCCGATCCGACTAGGGTTTCTGTGACACCTCCGCCACTATCGGGTGCTTCCATCCATTGGCTATCTTCGCCTCCAGAGAATGCAAATTCCGGTCATCGTCGCAGTCTTAGTTCTAGTTCTAGAATTCGTGTGGCTCATTGTCCTGCTGATTCTTGGAAGTTGTCTCCTAGTAATTGTAGCAGTGGTAAATCACCGGAGCTTTCGGGATTGCTCGGTCTCAATTCTCCATGCTTGGAAACAACACCATCATCTGGTGTTATGGTTCAGAGAACTCCTAGCAGTGGTGGGAGTGTTAGTCCCTTCTCTTTGATCCTAGAGAGAATTGCAAAGACATCCAGAAGAAATAATCATCTGTATTTGATCGAAGACCATGTTACCGGCACGCCTTCAACACATTCCAGTTCGATAAATAGCAACGGTTTCAGTGACTTCAAGGTCGATGCAGCTGCAAATGTTCTAAAAAATGTTAGCTTGTCATCAAGGCAGCAGCAAAAGCACAATGCGAGCTGTCAAACAACATTCTCTGGGCTTAGTTTCCAGTTTGGATCGGTCGAAACTTCCTCGAACTCAGTAGATTTGAACCGTTTCCAGCATCCGCCGCCGGGCAACAATTGCGCTGAAGAAGAAGTTCTGGGAGGTGCTGAAACAAGGATATCTTGGAGAGAAGGACTGATGAGTAGGATCTTTGAGATGGGCAACTTGGATGGTTATCGATGGTTTTCAGACGATGAGGAGGATCTCAATTGCCTCGAAGAAGATAGAGTAGGATTGATATCTGATCTTAAGTTTGACATGGAAAGTAGTAGTGCCAATGTAGAGAATTCAAATGAACACAATGCAGCTGGTTTTGGATCCATCGAATTTGTGTTCGAAGCTGAAAAAGGTGGAGCTAAAGGTCCTGCACAAGGACCCATCTTGTCTGCAGAATCCATTAGCATGGAGGGGATTGGGCTCACCGCCTCTGATGATTCCGACTGGACATTTTCGTACCAAAACCACTTGTTTGAA GTAAAGCTTGAGTTGGCTACTGCGGGTTGCTTGTCCCATGAGGTCTTGGAGTCGAATCTCTGCGGGACATAA
- the LOC122041256 gene encoding uncharacterized protein LOC122041256 isoform X1 produces the protein MNAVPRSMAKKLEAKKKPVASHPLKELNRGTFLPPPAPPIGAAGASKGGCFRFFDSSAKESPARSKPVTGTPRSAPSNTRNATFNPKNTAKASVSRTSQKGASRSGFGVPKQIVSGKFIKQSNTDLLQKWSKRKPSSDVKDPSPKFDLQPVGLCPASSPKRTLLSFNAHEEADEEKQMLTTTPTSTTTPPVEASISPEVPMDNPSITPVCFAAGHVIVGVHDRRKCRPRGILSIGGRQLEIPEVSRRVSDPTRVSVTPPPLSGASIHWLSSPPENANSGHRRSLSSSSRIRVAHCPADSWKLSPSNCSSGKSPELSGLLGLNSPCLETTPSSGVMVQRTPSSGGSVSPFSLILERIAKTSRRNNHLYLIEDHVTGTPSTHSSSINSNGFSDFKVDAAANVLKNVSLSSRQQQKHNASCQTTFSGLSFQFGSVETSSNSVDLNRFQHPPPGNNCAEEEVLGGAETRISWREGLMSRIFEMGNLDGYRWFSDDEEDLNCLEEDRVGLISDLKFDMESSSANVENSNEHNAAGFGSIEFVFEAEKGGAKGPAQGPILSAESISMEGIGLTASDDSDWTFSYQNHLFEVKLELATAGCLSHEVLESNLCGT, from the exons ATGAACGCAGTTCCAAGGTCAATGGCGAAGAAACTGGAGGCTAAGAAGAAGCCAGTGGCATCGCATCCGCTGAAGGAGCTCAACAGAGGTACCTTTCTTCCTCCTCCAGCCCCTCCTATTGGCGCCGCCGGGGCATCCAAAGGTGGGTGCTTTAGATTCTTTGATTCCTCTGCTAAAGAATCGCCCGCCCGATCCAAGCCGGTGACGGGAACTCCCCGTTCGGCGCCTTCGAACACAAGGAATGCAACCTTCAACCCCAAGAACACCGCGAAGGCTTCCGTGTCTCGGACCTCCCAAAAGGGCGCATCAAGATCTGGTTTTGGGGTTCCTAAGCAGATTGTTTCAGGCAAATTCATCAAACAATCAAACACTGATCTACTCCAGAAGTGGAGTAAGAGGAAACCTAGCTCTGATGTAAAAGATCCCTCCCCAAAATTCGATCTTCAGCCTGTGGGTTTATGTCCGGCTTCTTCTCCTAAAAGAACTCTGCTAAGCTTCAACGCTCATGAGGAAGCAGATGAAGAGAAGCAGATGCTGACGACCACACCGACTTCGACCACCACTCCTCCCGTTGAAGCTTCCATTTCGCCGGAGGTCCCCATGGATAACCCCTCAATCACACCTGTGTGTTTTGCTGCAGGCCATGTGATCGTCGGAGTGCACGACCGACGAAAATGTAGACCTAGAGGTATTCTCTCCATCGGTGGAAGACAGCTGGAGATTCCAGAGGTCAGCCGCAGAGTTTCCGATCCGACTAGGGTTTCTGTGACACCTCCGCCACTATCGGGTGCTTCCATCCATTGGCTATCTTCGCCTCCAGAGAATGCAAATTCCGGTCATCGTCGCAGTCTTAGTTCTAGTTCTAGAATTCGTGTGGCTCATTGTCCTGCTGATTCTTGGAAGTTGTCTCCTAGTAATTGTAGCAGTGGTAAATCACCGGAGCTTTCGGGATTGCTCGGTCTCAATTCTCCATGCTTGGAAACAACACCATCATCTGGTGTTATGGTTCAGAGAACTCCTAGCAGTGGTGGGAGTGTTAGTCCCTTCTCTTTGATCCTAGAGAGAATTGCAAAGACATCCAGAAGAAATAATCATCTGTATTTGATCGAAGACCATGTTACCGGCACGCCTTCAACACATTCCAGTTCGATAAATAGCAACGGTTTCAGTGACTTCAAGGTCGATGCAGCTGCAAATGTTCTAAAAAATGTTAGCTTGTCATCAAGGCAGCAGCAAAAGCACAATGCGAGCTGTCAAACAACATTCTCTGGGCTTAGTTTCCAGTTTGGATCGGTCGAAACTTCCTCGAACTCAGTAGATTTGAACCGTTTCCAGCATCCGCCGCCGGGCAACAATTGCGCTGAAGAAGAAGTTCTGGGAGGTGCTGAAACAAGGATATCTTGGAGAGAAGGACTGATGAGTAGGATCTTTGAGATGGGCAACTTGGATGGTTATCGATGGTTTTCAGACGATGAGGAGGATCTCAATTGCCTCGAAGAAGATAGAGTAGGATTGATATCTGATCTTAAGTTTGACATGGAAAGTAGTAGTGCCAATGTAGAGAATTCAAATGAACACAATGCAGCTGGTTTTGGATCCATCGAATTTGTGTTCGAAGCTGAAAAAGGTGGAGCTAAAGGTCCTGCACAAGGACCCATCTTGTCTGCAGAATCCATTAGCATGGAGGGGATTGGGCTCACCGCCTCTGATGATTCCGACTGGACATTTTCGTACCAAAACCACTTGTTTGAA GTAAAGCTTGAGTTGGCTACTGCGGGTTGCTTGTCCCATGAGGTCTTGGAGTCGAATCTCTGCGGGACATAA